CGTGATCGGCTGGTGTTCCTCACCAAATCGATACTTCAGTGCGGCATTTGCCAGTGCGTGACGAGCCGGTGCTGGCAGCGCCAGCGACTGCATTGCATCGCGTTTCTCATCCACTCGGTCAAATACCCCGACCACTTCGTAAGCCCCTTCTATTACCTTCTCAACGACATTACCTTTATGCGGCACCCGCACTTCTCCGAACGACTGACCGCAGACCAGGCCGTTGGTACAGACGCCACGAAACAGTCCCGGCAGCATCTGGTAGCTCGAGGAGCCGTCATGACTGTTGAGCAGTATGATTTCCGGCACCTGATGGCCGGTCAGTTGTCCGGCACGACGCAGACGAAGCATATGTTTGGTGTGCTCTCGCTTGCTCTGGTCGCGAACTTTTGTCTGGCAGGCAAAGAACGGCTCAAAGCCTTCACGCTGCAGGCTTTCGAGGATGGTGATGGTTGGGATATATGTATAACGATCCGAGCGCGATTCATGTTTGTCACTCCCGAACACGCTGGGCACATGACTCATTAGCTCTTCGTGGGTCAGAGGCCGGTCACGGCGTATCTGGTTTATGCGGCTAAAGCGGCTGGCTAATCTCATGGCTATCTCCTTTGAATGGGCATAAAAAAACCACTCCGAAGAGTGGTTCTGGATTGAGGGAAAGTATTCAGTGATGGGGCGGGGTTTGTTTATGTTGTTCTGGGGCTTTATCGTCAGGCAACGCAGGCGAATTGTCTCTGTAGGCCCGAAGATGCTGTAATCGTCTCAGAATCATAGGCTTGCCGTACTGGAGATATCGAAGACACCAATCACACGTAACGATCCTCCTGATGGACTGCGGTAAGCGCCGGTAGTCTTTTCTGCATGCGGATAACACAAAAACATCATCATTGAGTGCTTCCTCCGCAACGACGGAAAGCCCGTTGATAGCAGCGCGTTGCAGCCAGCCTCGATACTTCATCAGCGAGTGAGTTTTAGATACAGGTATAGACCGCTTGCCTGAATAAGAATTTTTCAGGCAAGGGTGGCGAGTTTTTTTATAAGGCGTATCAGGCTGAGTGTGGTCAGCGTGGCCCCGAGCGTCTGGCATACAACCGATTTGCTTCGCAGTAGTGTGAGTCCGGCGACACTGAAAACAACGGGCCAGGTCAGATCCAGTGGTTGCTCTTCTGGCACGGTATCGTCCGGCGATTTTGCGTTTTTCATTGGTAAGTCCATAAGACGTCCGGCATCGCAGGAAGCGTATACCGGACAGGGTGAGTGATTAGGGAAGATCTGCGGAGGCTATTTCCTGAGAAGCGTTAGTGGGGCCACTGTAAACGCCGACGTATTCATTTTGGGTAAAGATGATGACTGCATTGGTCTTTGGATCAAACGTGCACCCATTTAGTCCTGCAATTACCGCGCTTTTCCCCGAGCCTGTGTTTTTCACCATGAGCTTGTTGTCTGCGCAGGTGCTGGCTTTAACAAAACTCACCACATAACCGTCCTGCTCTGCGACGGTTTCGGTCGTCGTTGATTTTGGCGCAGGGGTACTTTCTTTCTGCCCAGTTACGCGCTCACGGCTGTAAGGAACATATTGAACCGCGTCGT
This genomic window from Pantoea sp. Lij88 contains:
- a CDS encoding DUF932 domain-containing protein; this encodes MRLASRFSRINQIRRDRPLTHEELMSHVPSVFGSDKHESRSDRYTYIPTITILESLQREGFEPFFACQTKVRDQSKREHTKHMLRLRRAGQLTGHQVPEIILLNSHDGSSSYQMLPGLFRGVCTNGLVCGQSFGEVRVPHKGNVVEKVIEGAYEVVGVFDRVDEKRDAMQSLALPAPARHALANAALKYRFGEEHQPITVSQLLTPRRREDYRDDLWTVYQRVQENLMKGGMSGRTAQGKSSRTRAVTGIDGDVKLNRALWVMAENMLEFFGR